In Chryseobacterium geocarposphaerae, the following are encoded in one genomic region:
- a CDS encoding SDR family NAD(P)-dependent oxidoreductase: protein MGRIFITGSSDGLGMMAAKLLIQQGHQVVLHARNQDRAEEALQANPKAEAVLTGDLASISETIDLAKKVNKLGRFDAVIHNAAVGYRESRKIMTVDGLPHVFAINSLSPYILTALIEKPKRLIYMSSGLHRDGDSSLNDILWEQRNWNGFQAYADSKLHNVLLAFAIAEKWKDVASNALEPGWVATKMGGAGAPDSLADASLTQVWLASSMDPEVLKSGGYYYHKKPRAVHPDARNTGVQERFIDKCAEISGITLPE, encoded by the coding sequence ATGGGACGAATATTCATTACAGGATCTTCTGATGGCCTTGGCATGATGGCTGCAAAATTATTGATCCAACAAGGTCATCAGGTTGTCCTTCATGCTAGAAACCAGGATAGAGCCGAAGAAGCGCTTCAAGCGAATCCAAAAGCTGAGGCGGTGTTGACTGGTGATCTCGCCAGTATTTCAGAAACCATCGATCTCGCTAAGAAAGTAAATAAACTCGGAAGATTTGATGCTGTTATCCATAACGCGGCGGTTGGCTACCGGGAATCTAGGAAAATAATGACTGTAGATGGCTTACCGCACGTCTTTGCCATAAATAGTCTTTCTCCGTACATCCTTACCGCTCTTATTGAGAAACCCAAAAGGCTTATTTATATGAGCAGCGGCCTTCACCGCGACGGAGATAGCAGTCTTAACGACATTTTGTGGGAACAAAGAAACTGGAACGGTTTCCAGGCCTATGCAGATTCCAAATTACATAATGTTCTTCTTGCCTTCGCAATTGCCGAAAAATGGAAAGATGTCGCATCGAATGCATTGGAACCGGGCTGGGTGGCGACTAAAATGGGAGGAGCCGGAGCTCCGGACAGCCTTGCAGATGCCTCATTGACGCAGGTCTGGTTAGCTTCATCTATGGATCCTGAGGTGCTTAAGTCGGGAGGATATTATTATCACAAAAAACCACGGGCTGTGCATCCTGATGCCAGAAATACAGGGGTGCAGGAGAGGTTCATCGATAAATGCGCTGAAATATCAGGTATAACACTTCCCGAATAA
- a CDS encoding alpha/beta fold hydrolase, which yields MKTIFKQLLVILFAFCASSTEVVFAQKLPVKNIVLVHGAFVDGSGWEGIYKELTKKGYHVSVTQQTLLSYEDDVKQVNRIIDQQDGPCILVGHSYGGAIITIAGNNPKVAGLVYLAAHAPDEGESEADNGKKYPSAYKSLIKGDDGFDYINPNNFPSDFAGGVAKEKADFMAVSQTPTKDSVFHAIIHNPAWKSKPVWYMVAKADRIINPDLERLYAKRAKSKKTVEVQGAGHCVFMTHPKEAAELIVEASKGSQ from the coding sequence ATGAAAACTATATTTAAACAGCTGTTAGTTATATTGTTCGCTTTTTGTGCAAGTTCCACAGAAGTCGTTTTTGCACAAAAATTACCGGTTAAAAATATTGTGTTGGTTCATGGAGCTTTCGTAGATGGTTCCGGATGGGAAGGCATATACAAAGAACTTACAAAAAAAGGATATCATGTTTCCGTGACACAACAGACGTTATTATCTTATGAAGATGATGTAAAACAGGTAAACAGGATTATTGACCAGCAGGACGGCCCCTGTATTTTAGTAGGTCACAGCTATGGTGGGGCAATTATTACAATCGCCGGTAACAATCCGAAAGTTGCAGGACTTGTTTATCTGGCTGCACATGCTCCCGATGAAGGAGAATCTGAGGCAGACAACGGAAAAAAATATCCGTCTGCCTATAAATCTTTAATCAAAGGTGATGATGGATTTGATTACATCAACCCTAATAACTTTCCCTCAGATTTTGCAGGTGGTGTGGCAAAGGAGAAAGCCGATTTTATGGCTGTTTCTCAAACTCCGACGAAAGATTCGGTTTTTCATGCCATTATCCATAATCCTGCCTGGAAATCGAAACCCGTTTGGTATATGGTTGCAAAGGCAGATAGAATTATAAATCCAGATCTGGAACGTTTATACGCCAAAAGAGCGAAAAGTAAAAAAACAGTAGAAGTTCAGGGAGCTGGTCACTGCGTCTTTATGACGCATCCGAAAGAAGCGGCTGAACTGATCGTTGAAGCCAGTAAAGGAAGTCAATAA
- a CDS encoding helix-turn-helix domain-containing protein codes for MESTDNFESHSLFQLYKALNLPVDLFDLTEGFTIFNLRDIPFKLPYQSASYRPNFFSFLFVKNGSGRYTIDEQSFEVEPHSIYFTNPSNYRTFSWKEIEDILLITFDETFLKKYVGEDVYVDFPFLLTETVRPRVVADDFFQEVKEINVQILNEYRKNTTSKYKIIGHLLAVLLFKIKEHIWNDYNPIYEGNRSSQIVISFKRILERHYRDLSSGKADLAFRVQDYANALNLHPNYLSSVIKSKTGKNITAWIVEKTLTEAKSLLQNGDIPIKEISYRLGFSETSHFSNFFKKYERTSPVLYRKSHHY; via the coding sequence GTGGAATCAACAGACAATTTCGAATCTCATTCTCTATTTCAGCTATACAAAGCACTGAACCTTCCTGTAGACCTGTTTGATCTTACGGAGGGATTCACTATTTTCAATTTAAGAGATATTCCGTTCAAACTTCCTTATCAATCTGCGTCTTACCGACCCAATTTTTTCTCTTTTTTGTTCGTCAAGAACGGAAGTGGAAGATATACAATCGATGAACAAAGCTTTGAAGTTGAACCACATTCAATCTATTTTACCAATCCAAGTAATTATCGAACATTCAGCTGGAAGGAAATCGAGGATATTTTGTTAATTACTTTTGATGAAACCTTTCTTAAAAAATACGTTGGTGAAGATGTTTACGTTGATTTTCCATTTCTTCTTACTGAAACTGTACGGCCAAGAGTGGTGGCAGATGATTTTTTCCAAGAAGTTAAAGAGATTAATGTCCAGATATTAAATGAATACAGAAAAAATACAACTTCAAAATATAAAATTATAGGCCATCTCTTAGCGGTACTTCTTTTTAAGATTAAAGAACATATCTGGAACGATTATAATCCCATCTACGAAGGAAATCGCAGTTCCCAGATTGTTATTTCTTTTAAAAGAATATTGGAACGACATTATCGTGATCTGAGTTCGGGTAAAGCGGATCTGGCTTTCCGGGTACAAGATTATGCGAATGCCCTCAATCTGCATCCCAATTACCTGAGTAGTGTTATCAAAAGCAAAACCGGGAAAAATATTACTGCCTGGATTGTCGAGAAAACACTTACGGAGGCAAAGTCTTTATTGCAAAACGGAGATATACCTATCAAAGAAATCAGCTACAGACTGGGATTTTCCGAAACCTCGCATTTCAGCAACTTTTTTAAAAAATATGAGAGGACCTCACCTGTTTTATATAGAAAATCTCATCACTATTAA
- a CDS encoding glycosyl hydrolase 115 family protein codes for MLKQLSFFVLLFAGLIINAQTAHNTLSLLPDYIQHTAEKGSFRIAANGITAKIVVDPNDWKGVTRAANDLGDDVRKVTDVVSPVVKDTKLLHGAIIVGTIGKSKLIDQLVDDGKLNVDAVKNKWESFMIQTVGDNLIIAGSDKRGTIYGIYDVSEKIGVSPWYYWADAPVKKSTDLYVKAGRYLQESPKVKYRGIFINDESPSFSGWSNKHFGGINSKVYTHIFELLLRLKANYLWPAMWGNAFNEDDPMSPVLADEYGIVMGTSHHEPMMRSQKEYTKRKDEIGPWDYVTNAENLKKFWTEGLERNKSYDNIITMSMRGDGDVAMGKGDDAENIKTLKQVIADQREIIRQVYGKDPAEVPQLWAIFTEVQRYYDAGMNVPDDVTLLFCDNNWGYIRRTAPVNELKRKGGMGLYYHIDMNGGPWNDRWINTTTVPKLHEQFSLAYKSGIDRIWIVNVGDLKPKEMPIDFIMRYAWNPDAISADQTSDYMTDWATGIFGKEHAAEIAELVSRYSKYNLMRKPEVQDPNIFSFVNYHEAERVQKQWQDLTAKAEALEKKIPKEALDAYYQLVLYPVKASAGVAEIYLATGSNNLYAKQGRVSANEYANRARELFELDKKLSAHYNDSIAGGKWKNMMSDVHLGYQHWSMPKENSLPPLDEVIPLASPSLGIAVEGSTDAWPGTEGKAELPQFDILDKQHYYIDIFNRGKGLLKFTAKADKPWIRLSTAKGSTETEQRLYVDIDWKKAPEGKGSGLIEINQNNTKVPVVINTLKKAVPDSKENFYGGFSGEFSIPANKFSANVSGKQAKWIVLPGLGRAEACMGIYPTTAQSSTSEKAPRLEYQIFMPESGSTTVLLGILPTQDVNPGRGLRIAVSIDNGGPVILDARKGYHDEFKEYTAENLSRSKTLKPLPDFNHNYALISRGKPRRTEVFDNQRWLDAALDVKKPGIHTLKIYMIDPEVVLERIIVNPNDKYPSYLGAPERN; via the coding sequence ATGCTTAAACAATTATCTTTTTTCGTTTTACTATTTGCTGGTTTAATAATAAATGCACAAACTGCTCATAATACGCTAAGCTTACTTCCGGATTATATACAGCATACTGCTGAAAAAGGTTCTTTTCGGATTGCAGCAAACGGAATTACGGCAAAGATAGTTGTAGATCCTAATGATTGGAAAGGTGTTACTCGCGCAGCCAATGATTTGGGTGATGACGTGCGTAAAGTGACTGATGTAGTTTCACCTGTCGTTAAAGATACAAAGCTTTTGCATGGAGCGATAATTGTAGGCACTATTGGCAAAAGTAAATTGATAGATCAGCTGGTTGACGATGGTAAGCTGAATGTAGACGCCGTAAAAAATAAATGGGAATCTTTCATGATCCAAACCGTTGGAGACAATCTGATCATTGCTGGCAGTGATAAGCGTGGAACGATATATGGTATTTATGATGTTTCAGAAAAGATTGGAGTATCTCCATGGTATTATTGGGCTGATGCTCCTGTAAAGAAAAGTACAGATCTTTATGTTAAAGCAGGTCGTTATTTGCAGGAATCGCCGAAAGTGAAATACCGTGGCATCTTCATCAACGACGAAAGCCCTTCATTTTCCGGCTGGTCTAACAAACATTTTGGCGGAATAAATTCTAAAGTATATACTCATATTTTTGAGCTGTTATTACGTTTAAAAGCTAATTATTTATGGCCTGCCATGTGGGGAAATGCTTTCAACGAGGATGATCCGATGAGTCCGGTGCTTGCAGATGAATATGGTATTGTGATGGGTACCTCTCATCACGAACCCATGATGCGGTCGCAGAAAGAATATACCAAACGAAAAGATGAGATCGGTCCTTGGGATTATGTTACCAATGCAGAAAATTTGAAGAAATTCTGGACCGAAGGTCTGGAAAGAAATAAGAGTTATGATAATATCATTACAATGAGTATGCGTGGCGATGGCGATGTAGCGATGGGTAAAGGTGATGATGCCGAGAACATCAAAACTCTGAAACAGGTGATTGCCGATCAGCGAGAGATTATCAGGCAAGTGTATGGCAAAGATCCGGCAGAAGTTCCTCAACTTTGGGCTATATTCACAGAAGTGCAGCGCTACTATGATGCCGGAATGAATGTTCCTGACGACGTGACATTGCTTTTCTGCGACAACAACTGGGGCTATATCAGACGTACCGCACCAGTCAATGAACTAAAACGTAAAGGCGGTATGGGATTATATTATCATATTGACATGAATGGTGGTCCGTGGAATGACCGTTGGATCAATACGACCACCGTACCAAAATTGCATGAGCAGTTCAGTTTGGCGTATAAAAGCGGCATCGACCGTATCTGGATCGTTAACGTAGGCGACCTTAAGCCGAAGGAAATGCCGATTGATTTTATTATGCGTTATGCCTGGAATCCCGATGCCATATCAGCTGATCAAACCTCTGACTATATGACCGATTGGGCAACTGGAATTTTCGGAAAAGAACATGCCGCGGAAATTGCAGAGCTGGTATCAAGATACTCAAAATATAATCTGATGCGCAAACCCGAGGTACAGGATCCGAATATTTTCAGCTTTGTCAATTACCATGAAGCGGAACGTGTTCAAAAACAATGGCAGGATCTTACCGCCAAAGCGGAAGCATTGGAGAAAAAAATACCTAAAGAAGCATTGGATGCTTATTATCAGTTAGTACTTTATCCTGTTAAAGCATCAGCTGGTGTAGCAGAGATTTATCTGGCAACAGGAAGTAATAACCTCTACGCTAAACAAGGTAGAGTAAGTGCTAATGAATATGCCAATCGAGCCCGCGAACTTTTTGAGCTGGATAAAAAACTGAGCGCGCATTATAATGATTCCATTGCTGGCGGCAAATGGAAAAATATGATGAGCGACGTGCATTTAGGTTACCAACACTGGTCGATGCCGAAGGAGAATAGTTTGCCTCCACTTGATGAGGTTATCCCGTTGGCTTCACCTTCATTGGGTATTGCAGTGGAAGGTAGTACAGATGCTTGGCCAGGAACAGAAGGAAAAGCAGAGCTGCCCCAATTTGACATTCTTGACAAGCAGCATTATTATATCGACATCTTTAACCGTGGAAAAGGGCTACTAAAATTTACAGCCAAAGCGGATAAACCGTGGATCAGATTAAGTACTGCTAAAGGAAGCACAGAAACGGAACAACGCCTATATGTAGATATCGACTGGAAAAAAGCTCCTGAAGGCAAAGGAAGCGGCTTGATTGAAATTAATCAGAATAATACTAAAGTACCGGTAGTTATAAATACGTTGAAAAAAGCAGTACCTGACAGCAAAGAAAATTTTTATGGTGGATTTTCCGGCGAGTTTTCTATCCCTGCAAATAAATTCAGCGCAAATGTATCAGGGAAGCAAGCCAAATGGATAGTTTTACCTGGTTTGGGAAGAGCTGAAGCGTGTATGGGTATTTATCCTACTACAGCACAAAGCTCAACATCTGAAAAGGCACCTCGACTGGAATACCAGATTTTTATGCCTGAGTCCGGTTCCACAACAGTATTGCTTGGAATCCTACCAACGCAGGACGTTAACCCGGGCCGCGGATTAAGAATAGCTGTTTCTATTGATAACGGTGGACCTGTTATACTTGATGCCAGAAAGGGATACCACGATGAATTTAAAGAATATACAGCTGAAAATCTCAGCCGTTCAAAAACACTCAAACCACTGCCAGATTTCAATCATAACTACGCTCTGATCTCCCGTGGAAAGCCCCGCCGTACTGAAGTATTTGATAACCAGCGTTGGCTGGATGCGGCACTGGATGTGAAAAAACCGGGTATTCATACTTTGAAAATTTATATGATCGATCCTGAAGTCGTATTGGAGCGTATTATCGTTAATCCTAATGATAAATACCCAAGTTATCTTGGAGCGCCCGAGAGAAATTGA
- a CDS encoding DUF2268 domain-containing putative Zn-dependent protease (predicted Zn-dependent protease with a strongly conserved HExxH motif), which yields MKYFLFPSIILCLLFTQLTYGQKFKQVIVSDDIETFWKAYDRICSTRDTTEQYNLLKDIYLDKGTPGLKALLQVRRYSEKEFISAITTYPKFWNSIRPNTLKVKRLYPKIKANIRKLSKAYPELKPATIYFAVGAFRTGGTILGDKVLIGSELSLADHNTVTDELPDWRKPFYQTQNPYQELPLLCTHEYVHTQQKELVENLLSMCLYEGVAEFISCKVTVTKSSTPAIEFGKANEKKVIDQFVSDLFITSNNYNWLWGENKNTLKIRDLGYYIGYEICERYYNLSGDKRKAIKDLIELDYTNEKEVERIVDLTRLLPKTLQELHKDYENRRPTVVKLLPFENGSRNVKPGLTKITVQFSEPLDKRRTGIDFGPLGKDFCPDLKPQRLFNEEGTSWMFEADLKPNRHYQLLISDNFRTIKGIRLKPFLIEFTTSEK from the coding sequence ATGAAATATTTTCTCTTCCCTTCTATCATACTGTGCCTGCTATTTACCCAACTGACGTACGGCCAAAAATTTAAGCAGGTAATTGTTTCAGATGATATCGAAACTTTCTGGAAAGCCTATGACCGGATTTGTTCAACCAGGGATACTACAGAACAATACAATCTGTTAAAAGATATTTATCTTGATAAAGGAACGCCGGGGTTGAAAGCTTTGCTGCAAGTTCGCCGGTATTCTGAAAAAGAATTTATCAGCGCCATTACAACATATCCTAAATTCTGGAATTCCATTAGGCCCAATACACTGAAGGTGAAAAGACTTTATCCCAAAATAAAGGCTAACATCCGGAAGCTTAGTAAAGCGTATCCGGAACTGAAGCCTGCAACGATTTATTTTGCCGTAGGGGCTTTCCGTACGGGCGGTACCATTCTAGGCGATAAGGTTTTGATTGGAAGTGAGTTGTCCTTGGCGGACCATAATACCGTGACCGATGAGCTGCCGGACTGGAGAAAACCATTCTACCAGACACAAAATCCTTATCAGGAACTTCCATTGCTGTGCACCCACGAATATGTGCATACCCAACAAAAGGAATTGGTGGAAAATCTGCTTTCGATGTGTTTATATGAAGGCGTGGCCGAATTTATTTCTTGCAAGGTGACCGTAACAAAATCAAGTACACCGGCCATTGAATTTGGAAAAGCCAATGAAAAGAAAGTGATTGATCAGTTTGTTTCTGACCTATTTATTACGAGCAATAACTACAATTGGCTTTGGGGTGAAAATAAAAATACATTGAAAATCAGGGACCTGGGATATTACATCGGCTACGAGATTTGTGAGCGTTACTATAATCTTTCCGGAGACAAGCGGAAAGCAATCAAAGACCTCATAGAACTTGATTATACCAATGAAAAAGAAGTAGAACGCATTGTTGATCTAACCAGGTTGTTACCAAAAACATTGCAGGAACTCCATAAAGACTACGAGAATCGAAGACCGACCGTTGTAAAGCTGCTTCCTTTTGAAAACGGCAGTCGGAATGTGAAGCCGGGACTTACAAAAATTACCGTTCAATTTTCCGAGCCGCTGGACAAAAGAAGAACCGGCATAGACTTCGGCCCATTAGGAAAAGACTTCTGCCCCGATCTCAAACCGCAAAGACTTTTTAACGAAGAAGGTACATCCTGGATGTTTGAAGCAGATCTGAAACCTAATCGTCACTACCAATTATTAATTTCAGATAATTTTAGAACAATAAAAGGCATTAGACTTAAACCTTTTCTGATTGAATTTACAACTTCAGAAAAGTAA
- a CDS encoding PhzF family phenazine biosynthesis protein, producing MKLQLYQIDAFTDEIFGGNPACVVPLDDWLPDETLLKIARENAVAETAFFIDNGQEIQLRWFTPEFEMDLCGHATLANAHCLISILNYPSNSIIFETISGKLEVTFKDDLYYLNFPSRMPINSELPEIISRALSIQPKEILKARDYVLVYDTEEDVKNIQINRSIFDQINLDPGGVVVTSKGSNSDFVSRFFTPQASILEDPVTGSAHCSLIPFWSQRLRKNELFAIQLSERQGKLFCENKDKRVIIADKAKTYSAGYLWIE from the coding sequence ATGAAATTACAGTTATATCAGATAGATGCATTCACAGATGAGATTTTTGGTGGGAACCCCGCATGTGTTGTTCCTCTTGATGACTGGCTGCCGGATGAAACATTATTGAAAATTGCGAGAGAGAATGCCGTTGCTGAAACTGCTTTTTTTATTGATAATGGACAGGAAATACAGCTTCGTTGGTTTACACCGGAGTTTGAGATGGATTTGTGCGGACACGCTACTCTGGCAAATGCCCACTGTCTTATTTCAATTTTAAATTATCCAAGTAACTCTATAATTTTTGAAACCATAAGTGGAAAGCTTGAAGTTACTTTCAAAGATGATCTTTATTATCTGAATTTTCCTTCAAGAATGCCAATTAATTCAGAATTGCCAGAAATTATTTCACGAGCATTAAGTATTCAGCCAAAAGAAATCCTCAAGGCAAGAGACTATGTTTTGGTTTACGATACAGAGGAAGATGTAAAAAACATCCAAATAAACCGGTCAATATTTGATCAAATCAATCTGGATCCGGGCGGAGTTGTTGTGACGTCAAAAGGTTCTAATAGCGATTTTGTGTCAAGATTCTTCACACCACAAGCCAGCATCCTTGAAGACCCTGTTACTGGCTCTGCGCATTGTTCACTCATTCCATTCTGGTCACAAAGACTTAGAAAAAATGAGCTTTTTGCAATTCAGCTTTCAGAAAGACAGGGAAAATTATTTTGTGAAAATAAAGACAAAAGAGTCATTATTGCCGATAAGGCAAAAACCTATTCTGCCGGATATTTATGGATTGAATAA
- a CDS encoding BtrH N-terminal domain-containing protein: MKVKNLKAFDGQHCETTTTGTLLRQIEIELSEPMLFGLGQGLGFIFWNMKTMDFPFIGGRVKPDLLTENIAKNLNFELVVKETSSTQKAWDNVKKLIDNGQIVGLKLDCFHLEYFSRPFHFAGHYTALYGYDNDNAFLVDTKQQGGLVKTSLKSLALARAEKGPMSSKNLYYTLHKTAKEYDLKAAIITAIRNNATEYINPPITNIGYKGIYRTSSEIVKWFKTSKDVENDFKTSAMLMEKAGTGGALFRNLYRDFLEESYDFLKLDKLQVGHEAFVEIAELWTSVSQLFEKVSETKDFKYIQQASDILKIISGKEKKTMEILATI, encoded by the coding sequence ATGAAAGTAAAGAACTTAAAAGCATTCGACGGACAACATTGCGAAACAACAACAACCGGAACATTGTTGAGACAAATTGAAATTGAACTTTCAGAACCAATGTTGTTCGGACTTGGACAAGGATTGGGTTTTATTTTCTGGAATATGAAAACAATGGATTTTCCGTTCATTGGTGGGAGAGTAAAGCCGGATTTATTAACTGAAAATATTGCAAAAAATCTAAACTTTGAATTGGTAGTTAAAGAAACTTCATCAACTCAAAAAGCCTGGGATAATGTAAAGAAACTGATTGATAATGGACAAATAGTCGGGTTAAAATTGGATTGTTTTCACTTAGAATATTTTTCACGTCCATTTCATTTTGCAGGCCATTATACAGCGCTTTATGGTTATGACAATGATAATGCTTTCTTGGTAGATACTAAACAACAAGGCGGATTGGTAAAAACGAGCCTGAAAAGTCTGGCATTAGCAAGAGCGGAAAAAGGACCGATGTCATCTAAAAATTTGTATTATACTTTGCACAAAACAGCCAAAGAATATGATTTAAAGGCGGCGATAATTACAGCAATTAGAAACAATGCGACAGAATATATAAATCCGCCCATTACGAATATCGGTTACAAAGGAATTTACAGAACCAGTTCTGAAATTGTTAAGTGGTTTAAGACAAGTAAAGATGTTGAAAACGACTTTAAAACATCTGCAATGCTTATGGAAAAAGCAGGAACAGGTGGGGCATTATTCAGAAATTTGTATCGCGATTTTTTAGAAGAAAGTTATGACTTCCTAAAACTTGACAAGTTACAGGTAGGACACGAAGCATTTGTTGAAATAGCAGAGCTTTGGACATCAGTTTCTCAACTCTTCGAAAAAGTAAGCGAAACAAAAGACTTTAAATATATTCAACAGGCATCGGACATTTTAAAAATAATATCAGGCAAAGAAAAAAAGACAATGGAAATATTGGCAACAATATAG
- a CDS encoding helix-turn-helix domain-containing protein, producing MNQIINIKSISEISRFVQQGAVKHPSVNFSNNIGFVLCFSVQINDQRNKYDA from the coding sequence ATGAACCAGATTATAAATATAAAAAGTATATCCGAAATCAGCAGATTTGTACAGCAGGGCGCCGTGAAACACCCGTCAGTGAACTTTAGCAATAATATCGGCTTTGTGTTGTGCTTTTCGGTACAAATTAATGATCAGCGAAACAAATATGATGCTTAA
- a CDS encoding VOC family protein, with the protein MSNTNLVSLRIITSDITRLVKFYEQVAKAKAKWATDDFAEIVLKSFTLAIGSTRTLAFFGEGTAEAAANKSVIIEFLVENVDEDYQRIKDIATEIVQEPTTMPWGNRSLLFRDPDGNLINFFTPVSDDAKKKFA; encoded by the coding sequence ATGAGTAACACAAATTTAGTATCATTACGAATAATTACTTCCGATATTACAAGATTGGTAAAGTTTTATGAACAGGTGGCAAAAGCGAAGGCTAAGTGGGCAACTGATGACTTTGCAGAAATAGTTTTAAAGTCTTTTACTCTGGCAATTGGCAGCACCAGGACGTTGGCTTTTTTCGGAGAAGGAACAGCAGAAGCTGCTGCTAACAAAAGTGTAATCATAGAATTTCTCGTAGAAAATGTAGATGAAGATTATCAAAGGATAAAAGACATAGCCACCGAAATTGTCCAGGAACCGACTACGATGCCTTGGGGAAACAGGTCATTGTTATTCCGTGATCCGGACGGAAATCTTATTAATTTTTTCACACCTGTAAGTGATGATGCGAAAAAGAAGTTTGCCTAG
- a CDS encoding sensor histidine kinase yields MITLMVNSAKLMALNSDGIIARYWQFNIGEYGYQFLYNMAFCLLLLYLNLSQGKFLSVFRENKQYWRLYIFNVLVLVAAIILGSMIHSLLFGTPQLTGGRIRGYFVRFLLSSIMIAVVIRLILLMRESRNKDLINEQLNSAYLKAQLQLLQEQLNPHFLFNTLSSLSAIVRENPNLAQSYILHLSKIFRYTLVRSGNNLISLEKELEHLKSYIQLVKMRLENAFQIHINISEDCISKQILHLSLQPLVENAVKHNKATLSHPLTVEIYEEDKWLIIRNNLQPSINETEGTGLGLTNLNERYKLQLHKEIEIFQTKEYFIVKLPFL; encoded by the coding sequence TTGATCACACTAATGGTCAATTCTGCAAAACTGATGGCCCTTAACAGTGATGGGATTATCGCCCGTTACTGGCAGTTCAATATTGGGGAATATGGCTACCAGTTTTTGTATAATATGGCATTCTGCCTTTTGTTACTGTATCTTAATCTGTCCCAGGGTAAGTTTCTGAGTGTCTTTAGAGAAAACAAACAATACTGGAGACTCTATATATTCAATGTCTTGGTGTTGGTGGCAGCAATTATACTGGGAAGTATGATCCATTCTTTGCTCTTTGGGACTCCCCAACTTACGGGAGGAAGAATCAGAGGATATTTTGTCCGTTTTTTGCTCAGCAGTATCATGATTGCAGTCGTTATCCGCCTTATTCTTCTGATGCGTGAAAGCAGAAATAAGGACCTTATCAACGAGCAGCTCAATTCCGCTTACCTTAAGGCACAACTGCAATTGCTCCAGGAACAGCTTAACCCGCACTTTCTATTCAATACATTGAGCAGCCTTTCTGCCATAGTAAGGGAAAATCCAAATCTGGCTCAAAGCTATATTCTCCATCTTTCCAAAATCTTCAGATATACGCTAGTTCGTTCAGGTAACAATCTGATAAGTCTTGAGAAAGAGCTTGAGCACCTGAAATCCTATATACAGCTGGTAAAAATGCGGCTGGAAAATGCATTTCAGATTCATATCAATATCAGCGAAGATTGTATAAGCAAACAAATTCTTCATTTATCACTGCAACCCCTGGTGGAAAATGCTGTTAAACATAACAAAGCTACTCTTTCACATCCTTTAACTGTAGAGATTTATGAAGAAGACAAATGGCTTATTATCCGAAATAATCTCCAGCCCTCCATCAATGAGACAGAAGGCACCGGACTTGGTCTTACCAACCTGAATGAGAGATACAAACTGCAACTCCATAAAGAAATAGAGATTTTTCAGACAAAAGAATATTTCATCGTAAAGCTTCCCTTCTTATGA